A genomic segment from Streptomyces sp. NBC_00237 encodes:
- a CDS encoding DNA sulfur modification protein DndB, with translation MRLTMPTTVIEGTQITVMPFREDAVIGTVSLAALLQIVPSPRREEDQKSLKTASGQLRQHAEIRAQVQRTLKTTGKGKNATSYAEYIAAGLNGVWGDAWSLPPITFWHADAIAAISDELLPGTGLRTLTIAPGATVVAVDGETQLTAWHDLFDAPEKFGVTYQQLTAVRIPFEMYVGLSPADARQIFHDRNVLGIDVSKNLSMSMDQRDLATRLTHRVAESVKIELDGKIVPFSKLVNATKRQVSASDIEVVTLSALRALVVATLFGRSGLNLSSETIHEDDLPAGTSAELVERTIVPLLAGLITEHLAAFTSRGAITAPAVIAGIGVAAHHAMPWADAFQNVGADDLRRLLAEIRWEREAAYWDGIAAKTGTTGRLNFSGGVKDSGGRVADAILYPATEAGRRIRGLQG, from the coding sequence ATGCGCCTCACCATGCCCACCACCGTCATCGAGGGCACCCAGATCACCGTCATGCCGTTCCGCGAAGACGCCGTCATCGGGACGGTCTCGCTGGCCGCACTCCTCCAGATCGTTCCTTCGCCGCGTCGCGAGGAGGACCAGAAGTCACTGAAGACCGCCTCCGGCCAGCTCCGCCAGCATGCGGAGATCCGTGCCCAGGTCCAGCGCACCCTGAAGACGACGGGCAAGGGCAAGAACGCCACCTCGTACGCCGAGTACATCGCCGCGGGGCTCAACGGTGTGTGGGGCGACGCCTGGTCGCTGCCGCCGATCACCTTCTGGCACGCGGACGCGATCGCTGCGATCAGCGACGAGCTGCTGCCCGGCACCGGGCTGCGTACCCTCACCATCGCGCCCGGGGCGACCGTCGTCGCCGTCGACGGCGAGACGCAGCTGACGGCCTGGCACGACCTGTTCGACGCACCGGAGAAGTTCGGGGTGACCTACCAGCAGCTGACGGCCGTCCGGATTCCGTTCGAGATGTACGTCGGGCTCAGCCCGGCCGATGCGCGGCAGATCTTCCACGACCGCAACGTCCTGGGCATCGACGTGTCCAAGAACCTCTCCATGTCCATGGACCAGCGCGACCTGGCCACGCGTCTGACCCACCGGGTCGCCGAATCCGTCAAGATCGAGCTCGACGGCAAGATCGTGCCCTTCAGCAAGCTCGTCAACGCGACCAAGCGGCAGGTCAGCGCGTCGGACATTGAGGTCGTCACGCTCTCGGCGCTGCGTGCCCTGGTCGTCGCCACTCTCTTCGGCCGCTCCGGGCTGAACCTGTCGTCCGAGACCATCCACGAGGATGACCTGCCCGCCGGTACGAGTGCCGAGCTCGTCGAGCGCACCATCGTCCCGCTGCTGGCCGGGCTGATCACCGAGCACCTGGCCGCGTTCACCTCGCGCGGTGCCATCACCGCCCCCGCCGTGATCGCCGGTATCGGTGTCGCCGCACATCATGCGATGCCCTGGGCGGATGCCTTCCAGAACGTGGGTGCCGACGACCTGCGCCGTCTGCTCGCCGAGATCCGCTGGGAGCGCGAGGCCGCGTACTGGGACGGCATCGCTGCCAAGACCGGCACCACGGGCCGCCTCAACTTCAGCGGCGGCGTCAAGGACTCCGGTGGACGGGTCGCCGACGCCATCCTCTACCCGGCGACGGAGGCGGGGCGCCGTATCCGGGGGCTTCAGGGATAG
- a CDS encoding AAA domain-containing protein, whose protein sequence is MVDIRGSDIGTDQLQGDSLRLAGPDESGVDAGHSVLDVFKDGTALRVRVPEFADPADPHLWMKPQPMGFLVKALREGLAALTDAPLAHLMARGEAGTGRLAEVGPPPSVLLPAQSLAYRACMGEGLWLVWGPPGTGKTTVLKRAIGDLIASGKRVLLVSATNIAVDNALLGVIKERRHQDGEVVRVGPPHLREVAEDPNVCLTLRVRQQLANADERRRSVAGQLLEARERARLLDDLERSLTGFDPVAYTSDRIRLDDPTRAPDALVRARTQARREAQTAEKAAADLGVACEVAVEAVRATEQAQDAWKQHDEKMGELAQLRSVVTELEAKALLADSALGDAQELLEGLEKLRGLAKRRAKQERGRAAANLETVRNQAEKAEEKAEAARSILTRNEEALIGPLEEFRRLVPFTKEEIEYRQTTSREVQRDLDRAKRAHRAADALLASLARELGLSKEAASRVAETDRLGHPERHAAAASLKPKVTADEKDRPALERRHRELQEEYDKLARDAQGEIIRRAKAVATTLARFRTTKSVFEGEYDVVLVDEAGAATLPEVLLAVGRAKTTAVLLGDFMQLGPILPDLDGRKRPDVARWILREVYEHFGVESPAAAVNHEGCIVLDVQHRFGHAVMGLANSLAYDGVLKPGPGVARRAHDVNDPEIVIIDTDGLQSLAQVRRTGRRKGWWPAGALLARALVDLHAEDGEEAGVVTPYPVQAEATLEALRDSEAAGSRLAEVGTVHRFQGREFPVVIFDLVEDDYGDGLWMSQASRAPDATPWARNGVRLFNVAVTRVQTRLYVIGSRSRILAAGEQTAMGKLAALSQDRRARSVPATGLISPGTQHDTSLGMFGGRLADVLSRHVEVSDVDDEISFYETFADRLAEARTSLWIWSPWTAKRLIGLLPVLADAVNRGVRVTIFVRDPSDKGQEKQADLVRQLRSVVPTVVPVNVMHQKIVVIDEQTVLLGSLNSLSQSRSREVMLTIRGSHFARKILTHEHAEIFASPPKCGGCHKDEVDLRRRKNGLWYWRCFNRTCPARRGDRAWIMDVQFRRKGRR, encoded by the coding sequence GTGGTCGACATACGTGGCTCTGACATCGGGACGGACCAGCTCCAGGGTGACAGCCTGAGGCTGGCCGGGCCCGACGAGAGCGGCGTCGACGCCGGGCATTCGGTGCTTGATGTGTTCAAGGACGGCACGGCACTGCGGGTGCGCGTCCCGGAGTTCGCGGATCCGGCCGATCCGCATCTGTGGATGAAGCCGCAGCCCATGGGATTCCTGGTGAAGGCCCTGCGCGAAGGTCTGGCGGCACTGACCGACGCCCCTCTTGCCCATCTGATGGCCCGGGGCGAGGCGGGTACCGGGCGCCTCGCCGAGGTCGGACCGCCGCCGAGCGTGCTGCTGCCGGCGCAGAGTCTCGCCTACCGCGCGTGCATGGGTGAGGGTCTGTGGTTGGTGTGGGGACCGCCCGGGACAGGCAAGACCACAGTCCTCAAACGGGCCATCGGTGATCTCATTGCGTCGGGCAAGCGCGTCCTGCTGGTTTCGGCTACCAACATTGCTGTGGACAACGCCCTGTTGGGCGTGATCAAGGAGCGTCGGCACCAGGACGGAGAGGTCGTCCGCGTGGGACCGCCCCACCTGCGGGAGGTCGCGGAGGACCCGAATGTCTGCCTCACGCTGAGGGTTCGTCAACAGTTGGCCAACGCCGACGAACGGCGTCGCAGCGTCGCCGGTCAACTGTTGGAGGCCCGCGAGCGGGCCCGGCTGCTGGACGATCTGGAACGCAGTCTCACAGGCTTCGACCCTGTGGCGTATACGTCCGACCGCATCCGGCTCGACGATCCCACCCGTGCCCCCGATGCCCTGGTGCGTGCCCGGACCCAGGCGCGCCGGGAGGCGCAGACGGCGGAGAAAGCAGCTGCGGACCTGGGCGTGGCGTGCGAAGTGGCGGTCGAAGCCGTACGCGCCACGGAGCAGGCCCAGGACGCCTGGAAGCAGCACGACGAGAAGATGGGGGAGCTTGCCCAGCTGCGTTCCGTGGTCACTGAACTGGAGGCGAAGGCTCTGCTTGCCGACAGCGCTCTGGGGGACGCGCAGGAACTCCTGGAGGGCCTGGAGAAGCTGAGAGGTCTTGCGAAGCGTCGCGCCAAGCAAGAAAGGGGACGGGCCGCCGCCAACCTGGAAACGGTCCGCAACCAGGCCGAGAAGGCCGAGGAGAAGGCAGAGGCCGCTCGATCCATCCTCACCCGCAACGAGGAAGCCCTGATCGGCCCGCTTGAGGAGTTCCGCAGGCTGGTGCCCTTCACCAAAGAGGAAATCGAGTACCGGCAGACGACCTCCCGCGAAGTGCAGCGCGACCTGGACCGGGCGAAGCGTGCTCATCGGGCCGCCGACGCCCTTCTTGCTTCGCTCGCCCGCGAACTCGGCCTCTCGAAGGAGGCTGCATCCCGTGTCGCGGAGACCGATCGCCTCGGACACCCCGAACGGCACGCCGCTGCAGCCTCTTTGAAACCCAAGGTCACCGCCGACGAGAAGGACCGTCCCGCGCTCGAACGCCGCCACCGCGAGCTTCAGGAGGAGTACGACAAACTTGCCCGCGACGCCCAGGGCGAGATCATCCGCAGAGCGAAGGCCGTGGCGACCACCCTCGCCCGCTTCCGCACCACCAAGTCGGTGTTCGAGGGCGAGTACGACGTCGTACTGGTCGACGAGGCCGGAGCCGCGACCCTGCCCGAGGTCCTGCTGGCCGTGGGCAGGGCGAAGACGACCGCCGTGTTGCTGGGCGACTTCATGCAGCTCGGCCCCATCCTTCCGGACCTGGACGGCAGGAAGCGGCCTGACGTTGCCCGATGGATCCTGCGCGAGGTCTACGAACACTTCGGCGTCGAGTCGCCCGCGGCTGCCGTGAACCACGAAGGCTGCATCGTGCTGGACGTCCAGCACCGATTCGGCCATGCCGTCATGGGCCTCGCGAACTCCCTCGCGTACGACGGCGTGCTGAAGCCCGGTCCCGGAGTCGCGCGGCGCGCACACGACGTGAACGACCCAGAGATCGTCATCATCGATACGGACGGGTTGCAGAGCCTCGCTCAGGTCCGCCGCACCGGCCGCCGCAAGGGCTGGTGGCCCGCCGGTGCACTGCTCGCGCGGGCGCTGGTCGATCTGCACGCGGAGGACGGTGAGGAGGCCGGTGTCGTCACGCCGTACCCGGTGCAGGCGGAAGCCACCCTGGAAGCCCTCCGGGACAGCGAAGCGGCCGGCAGCCGACTGGCCGAGGTGGGGACGGTGCACCGCTTCCAGGGGCGGGAGTTCCCCGTGGTGATCTTCGACTTGGTGGAGGACGACTACGGCGACGGCCTGTGGATGTCGCAGGCTTCCCGAGCCCCCGACGCGACCCCGTGGGCTCGCAACGGCGTACGCCTCTTCAACGTCGCCGTCACCCGCGTACAGACCAGGCTGTACGTGATCGGCAGCCGTAGCCGCATCCTCGCCGCGGGCGAGCAGACGGCCATGGGGAAACTGGCCGCACTCAGCCAGGACAGGCGAGCCCGCTCGGTACCCGCCACCGGACTCATCTCACCCGGCACACAGCACGACACCTCGCTCGGCATGTTCGGTGGCCGCCTTGCCGATGTGCTCTCGCGCCACGTCGAGGTGTCCGACGTCGACGACGAGATCTCCTTCTACGAGACGTTCGCCGACCGCCTCGCCGAAGCCCGTACGTCTCTGTGGATCTGGTCCCCCTGGACCGCGAAGAGACTGATCGGATTGCTCCCGGTACTCGCGGACGCGGTGAACCGCGGAGTCCGCGTGACGATCTTCGTCCGGGATCCGTCCGACAAGGGCCAGGAGAAGCAGGCCGACCTGGTCAGACAGCTGCGGTCGGTGGTGCCGACCGTCGTCCCCGTCAACGTCATGCACCAGAAGATCGTCGTCATCGACGAACAGACTGTCCTGCTCGGCAGTCTCAACTCCCTCTCGCAGAGCCGCTCGCGCGAAGTCATGCTGACCATCAGGGGAAGCCACTTCGCACGCAAGATCCTCACTCACGAACATGCGGAGATTTTTGCGAGCCCGCCGAAGTGCGGTGGGTGCCATAAGGACGAGGTGGACCTGCGTAGACGCAAGAACGGGCTCTGGTACTGGAGGTGCTTCAACCGGACGTGTCCGGCCAGACGGGGAGATCGGGCCTGGATCATGGATGTCCAGTTCCGGCGGAAGGGGCGGCGCTGA
- a CDS encoding Ku protein — MRSIWNGNISFGLVSIPIKLFNATENHSISFRQIHTADGGRIRYRKVCELDDQEVQSSDIGKGYEDADGSIIPITDDDLAALPLPTARTIEIVAFVPLASIDPLQMDQAYYLSANGVPAAKPYTLLREALARSRKVAIAKFALRGRERLGMLRVVNDVIAMHGLLWPDEIRQPEGIAPEGKVTVRDAELDLADTLMDTLGEVDLATLHDDYREAVEELIATKSENGGALSPTNPDKSGGDAQVIDLMAALENSVRAAKSSRGENLDHSAEVTELKPRKKAATTKKATSKPALTTKAPTAKSTTKAAKATSKSTTTKKAPAKKAPARKRTPA; from the coding sequence ATGAGATCAATCTGGAACGGCAACATCTCCTTCGGACTGGTCAGCATCCCCATCAAGCTCTTCAACGCGACGGAGAACCACTCCATCTCCTTCCGCCAGATCCACACGGCCGACGGCGGGCGCATCCGCTACCGCAAGGTCTGCGAACTGGACGACCAGGAGGTCCAGTCCTCCGACATCGGCAAGGGCTACGAGGACGCCGACGGCTCGATCATCCCCATCACGGACGACGACCTGGCCGCCCTTCCGCTCCCCACCGCCCGCACCATCGAGATCGTGGCCTTCGTCCCCCTGGCCTCCATCGATCCGCTCCAGATGGACCAGGCGTACTACCTCTCCGCCAACGGAGTCCCGGCCGCGAAGCCGTACACCCTCCTGCGCGAGGCACTCGCCCGCAGCCGGAAGGTCGCCATCGCCAAATTCGCCCTGCGCGGCCGCGAACGTCTCGGCATGCTCCGCGTCGTGAACGACGTCATCGCCATGCACGGCCTCCTCTGGCCCGACGAGATCCGCCAGCCGGAGGGCATCGCCCCGGAAGGAAAGGTCACCGTCCGCGACGCCGAACTCGACCTGGCCGACACCCTGATGGACACCCTCGGCGAGGTCGACCTCGCCACCCTCCACGACGACTACCGCGAGGCGGTCGAGGAACTCATCGCCACCAAGTCCGAGAACGGCGGCGCGCTTTCCCCCACCAACCCCGACAAGTCCGGCGGCGACGCCCAGGTCATCGACCTGATGGCCGCCCTGGAGAACAGCGTCCGCGCCGCGAAGAGCTCCCGAGGCGAGAACCTCGACCACTCCGCCGAGGTCACCGAACTCAAGCCCCGCAAGAAGGCGGCCACCACGAAGAAGGCCACATCGAAGCCCGCCCTCACCACCAAAGCCCCTACGGCCAAATCCACCACCAAGGCTGCCAAGGCCACTTCCAAATCCACGACCACCAAAAAAGCCCCGGCCAAGAAGGCGCCCGCCCGCAAGCGAACCCCTGCCTGA
- the ligD gene encoding non-homologous end-joining DNA ligase, translating into MSPITEVEGRRLALSNLEKVLFPETGTTKGELLHYVATTAGALLAHVHDRPMSFLRFPDGVGGEVFFTKNPPPGKPVWVKTVEVSRSEGATARQVVVGDLSTLMWAANLVVEFHVPQWRVGSEGVADRMVFDLDPGEPAGMAECCEVALWLRARLESDGFGVWVKTSGSKGLHVLVPVEPTASERVTAYAKEVAKEAEAVLPGVVVARMARAARVGRVFVDFSQNSASKTTAAAYSVRARRGATVSTPVTWEEVEDPSRELAFGLDDVVGRLELYGDLLGPLLNPNRARGVPGVG; encoded by the coding sequence ATGTCGCCCATCACGGAGGTGGAGGGTCGGAGGCTGGCCCTCAGCAATCTGGAGAAGGTGCTGTTTCCGGAGACGGGGACGACGAAAGGGGAACTGCTGCATTACGTCGCGACGACGGCGGGGGCGTTGTTGGCGCATGTGCATGATCGGCCGATGTCTTTTCTGCGCTTTCCGGACGGGGTGGGGGGCGAGGTCTTCTTCACGAAGAATCCGCCGCCCGGGAAGCCCGTTTGGGTGAAGACGGTGGAGGTGTCGAGGTCGGAGGGGGCGACTGCGCGGCAGGTGGTGGTGGGGGATTTGTCGACGCTGATGTGGGCGGCGAATTTGGTGGTGGAGTTCCATGTACCGCAGTGGCGGGTGGGGTCGGAGGGCGTGGCGGATCGGATGGTTTTCGATCTCGATCCTGGGGAGCCCGCAGGGATGGCGGAGTGTTGTGAGGTGGCGTTGTGGTTGAGGGCGAGGCTGGAGAGTGACGGGTTCGGGGTGTGGGTGAAGACGTCGGGGTCGAAGGGGCTGCACGTGCTGGTTCCGGTGGAGCCGACGGCTTCGGAGCGGGTGACCGCGTACGCGAAGGAGGTCGCGAAGGAGGCGGAGGCGGTGCTTCCGGGGGTCGTGGTGGCGCGAATGGCGCGGGCGGCTCGGGTGGGGCGGGTTTTTGTGGACTTCAGTCAGAACTCGGCTTCGAAGACGACGGCGGCTGCTTATTCGGTGCGGGCGAGGAGGGGGGCGACGGTGTCCACTCCCGTGACGTGGGAGGAGGTGGAGGATCCGTCTCGTGAACTGGCGTTCGGCCTGGACGATGTCGTGGGGCGGCTGGAGCTGTACGGGGATCTACTCGGGCCTTTGCTCAACCCGAATCGGGCGAGAGGGGTGCCGGGGGTGGGGTGA
- a CDS encoding nuclease-related domain-containing protein — translation MKPLRVTPAYGHDGARLYVTLATGRTLAWYDRDTGRVSLLAEGRREEVLTALAPYVTGPLTVGPPPVPTSADLARLALHPDDDLAPNRPGETLYGTQAEASALRRFRPDPRRESLAALQLIGDELDGLEGIGWRILHCVPLPGGTHLDHLLIGPAGILTVHTVPSRNRRFRLDAPATAPHLRRAAHDAERAALALAAAVRPCLAVVGATRVDAAAPPVDDIHLLRDGSAATTLAHLGGILKPADIESLYTTARNRHTWLHP, via the coding sequence ATGAAGCCACTGCGAGTCACACCGGCCTACGGCCACGACGGCGCCCGCCTCTACGTCACGCTCGCCACCGGTCGCACCCTCGCCTGGTACGACCGGGACACCGGCCGGGTGAGCCTGCTCGCCGAGGGCCGTCGCGAGGAGGTGCTGACCGCCCTCGCCCCGTACGTCACGGGACCGCTCACGGTCGGCCCGCCCCCGGTCCCCACCTCCGCCGACCTCGCACGGCTCGCCCTCCACCCGGACGACGACCTGGCCCCCAACCGGCCGGGCGAGACGCTCTACGGGACCCAGGCGGAAGCTTCCGCCCTCCGCCGCTTCCGCCCCGACCCGCGACGCGAGTCGCTCGCCGCGCTCCAGTTGATCGGCGACGAACTGGACGGCCTGGAAGGCATCGGCTGGCGCATCCTCCACTGCGTCCCGCTACCGGGCGGAACCCACCTCGACCACCTCCTCATCGGCCCCGCCGGGATCCTGACCGTCCACACGGTCCCGTCCCGCAACCGCCGCTTCCGCCTGGACGCGCCCGCCACCGCCCCCCACCTGCGCCGAGCCGCGCACGACGCGGAACGGGCGGCCCTGGCCCTGGCCGCGGCGGTCCGCCCCTGCCTGGCCGTCGTCGGCGCCACCCGCGTCGACGCCGCCGCACCCCCCGTGGACGACATCCACCTCCTCCGCGACGGCTCAGCGGCCACGACCCTCGCCCACCTGGGCGGCATCCTCAAACCCGCCGACATCGAGTCCCTCTACACCACCGCCCGCAACCGCCACACCTGGCTCCACCCCTAG
- a CDS encoding zinc-ribbon domain-containing protein: protein MIIFGTKGYVYQLAMLMLLCGHCGNPAAHALRKRVTKFTLFFVPLFPVSSKYVTQCTFCGAERRVESDEAERLQAQGGMGGGQGQGYQQGAGGIPQQNPYQ, encoded by the coding sequence ATGATCATCTTTGGTACCAAGGGGTACGTGTACCAGCTGGCGATGCTGATGCTGCTGTGCGGGCACTGCGGCAACCCGGCGGCGCACGCACTGCGCAAACGGGTCACGAAGTTCACCCTGTTCTTCGTGCCGCTGTTCCCGGTGTCCTCGAAGTACGTCACGCAGTGCACCTTCTGCGGGGCCGAGCGGCGAGTGGAGAGCGACGAGGCGGAGCGGCTCCAGGCCCAGGGCGGCATGGGCGGCGGCCAGGGGCAGGGATATCAGCAGGGTGCGGGTGGGATACCGCAGCAGAATCCGTACCAGTAG
- a CDS encoding class F sortase, with protein sequence MSTTTKPSKQQPRTAGLVAASALAVALGGGLVGCGGSGASAALAPDVNVKNVAAQPAGQPPAEKGPKPLKASRPTGLTIPSAGVGTNTMLDLGLDKNQELEVPSVDDAEKPGWYTGAVTPGEKGPSILVAHYDTAKGPALLRNVAKMKINDSIEVKRADGSTATFKIREIQQVDKKDFPTNKVYGKTDRPELRLITCGGPIKDGHRSDNIIFFADLVK encoded by the coding sequence ATGAGTACGACGACCAAGCCCAGCAAGCAGCAGCCCCGCACGGCCGGGCTCGTGGCCGCGTCCGCTCTCGCCGTGGCCCTCGGCGGTGGCCTCGTCGGCTGCGGCGGAAGCGGTGCGTCCGCCGCCCTGGCGCCGGACGTGAACGTCAAGAACGTCGCCGCGCAGCCCGCAGGCCAGCCCCCCGCGGAGAAGGGCCCGAAGCCGCTCAAGGCGTCCAGGCCGACCGGCCTGACCATCCCCTCGGCGGGCGTGGGGACCAACACCATGCTCGATCTCGGACTGGACAAGAACCAGGAGCTGGAGGTCCCGTCGGTCGACGACGCCGAGAAGCCGGGCTGGTACACCGGCGCGGTCACCCCCGGCGAGAAGGGCCCCTCGATCCTGGTGGCCCACTACGACACCGCTAAGGGACCGGCCCTGCTGCGCAATGTCGCCAAGATGAAGATCAATGACTCCATCGAGGTCAAGCGGGCGGATGGCAGCACCGCCACGTTCAAGATCCGCGAGATTCAGCAAGTGGACAAAAAGGACTTCCCTACGAATAAGGTCTACGGGAAGACCGATCGTCCGGAACTGCGTCTCATTACCTGCGGGGGCCCTATCAAGGACGGTCACCGCTCTGACAACATCATCTTCTTCGCCGACCTCGTGAAGTAG
- a CDS encoding HAMP domain-containing sensor histidine kinase codes for MSRARLRFPAWTASLTWKALAFLTVMCCLLAAFLGALVHVSVTHQTVEQAREKALDRLDRAAEAYEAGEPLPPGAGVDLPGLPDSLRRLNRKGEQGTVVSNDLAGRPRMWAARAADRRSLAVALDYQSGVDTITGLDRAIVGSSGLAIGATLLVGAFAVTRVTRRLHQTARVARRIGAGDLDARVHDPRNQDPDRHKDEVAIVSGALDTMAGTLQGKLLSEQRFTADVAHELRTPLTGLTAAAGLLPPGRPSEMVQERVDAMRRLTEDLLEISRLDSGSEQVELDLHRLGPLAERAVRAIPAPTEVRVVRDVGVETDRRRLERVLGNLVANAHKHGRAPVELTVDGRVITVRDHGDGYPAYLVEHGPQRFRTEAGGAKGGHGLGLTIAAGQAEVIGARLTFTNTPDGGAVARLVLPRCEEIPKTPHDNTK; via the coding sequence ATGAGCCGCGCCCGGCTGCGGTTTCCCGCCTGGACCGCCTCGCTCACCTGGAAGGCCCTCGCCTTCCTCACCGTGATGTGCTGCCTCCTCGCCGCCTTCCTCGGCGCCCTCGTGCACGTGTCCGTCACCCATCAGACCGTCGAGCAGGCCCGCGAGAAGGCCCTCGACCGGCTGGACCGGGCCGCCGAGGCGTACGAGGCGGGCGAGCCGCTCCCGCCGGGCGCGGGCGTCGACCTGCCGGGGCTGCCGGACTCCCTGCGGCGGCTCAACCGCAAAGGCGAACAGGGCACCGTCGTCTCGAACGACCTCGCCGGGCGGCCCCGGATGTGGGCGGCGCGCGCCGCCGACCGGCGGTCCCTGGCCGTCGCACTCGACTACCAGTCGGGCGTCGACACCATCACCGGCCTCGACCGGGCCATCGTCGGCTCGTCGGGGCTGGCCATCGGCGCGACGCTGCTGGTCGGGGCGTTCGCCGTCACCCGGGTCACCCGCAGGCTGCACCAGACCGCCCGGGTGGCCCGCCGGATCGGCGCGGGCGACCTCGACGCCCGCGTGCACGATCCCCGCAACCAGGACCCGGACCGCCACAAGGACGAGGTCGCCATCGTCTCCGGCGCCCTCGACACCATGGCCGGGACGCTCCAGGGCAAGCTGCTGAGCGAGCAGCGCTTCACCGCCGACGTCGCCCACGAGCTGCGCACCCCGCTGACCGGGCTGACCGCCGCCGCCGGGCTGCTGCCGCCCGGCCGCCCCTCGGAGATGGTGCAGGAGCGCGTGGACGCGATGCGGCGGCTGACCGAGGACCTGCTGGAGATCTCCCGACTGGACTCCGGCAGCGAGCAGGTGGAGCTGGACCTGCACCGGCTGGGTCCGCTGGCCGAGCGGGCGGTGCGGGCGATCCCCGCCCCGACCGAGGTCAGAGTCGTACGGGACGTGGGCGTCGAGACGGACCGGCGACGCCTGGAACGGGTCCTCGGCAATCTCGTCGCCAACGCGCACAAGCACGGCCGGGCCCCGGTGGAGCTGACCGTCGACGGCCGGGTGATCACCGTACGTGACCACGGGGACGGCTATCCGGCGTACCTGGTGGAGCACGGACCGCAGCGATTCCGCACGGAGGCGGGCGGGGCCAAGGGCGGGCACGGGCTCGGGCTGACCATCGCGGCGGGTCAGGCGGAGGTGATCGGGGCGCGGTTGACGTTCACGAACACACCGGACGGAGGGGCGGTCGCGCGGCTCGTACTCCCCCGGTGCGAGGAGATCCCCAAAACGCCCCATGACAACACAAAGTGA
- a CDS encoding SH3 domain-containing protein: MLTPKKFALCVAAGALTATLAATPALAEQAVPDTAPAAPAAAHPRHTEGRVTARTGLKLRDKPTRSSRIIRTEPYGATVHIFCKTTGDHVEGNDHWYLLTDGTWAWGSAQYIVPKGGHSPRWC, encoded by the coding sequence ATGCTCACCCCCAAGAAGTTCGCCCTGTGCGTCGCCGCCGGCGCACTGACCGCCACCCTCGCCGCCACTCCGGCCCTCGCCGAGCAGGCCGTACCCGACACGGCGCCCGCAGCACCCGCCGCCGCCCACCCCCGGCACACCGAAGGCCGCGTCACCGCCAGAACCGGACTGAAGCTCCGCGACAAGCCCACTCGCAGCAGCCGCATCATCCGCACTGAGCCGTACGGCGCGACCGTCCACATCTTCTGCAAGACCACCGGCGACCACGTCGAGGGCAACGACCACTGGTACCTGCTCACCGACGGGACCTGGGCCTGGGGCTCCGCCCAGTACATCGTGCCGAAGGGCGGGCACTCCCCGCGCTGGTGCTGA